The genomic interval GGTAGTTCGTGACGGTCACCTTCAGGGGGTTCAGCACGGCCATGCGGCGTTCGGCGACCTTGTTCAGATCCTCGCGGACGCAGTATTCGAGCTTGGCGAGGTCGATGACGTTGTCGCGCTTGGCCACGCCGACCATCTCGGCGAAGTTGCGCACCGATGCCGGGGTGTATCCCTTGCGGCGCAGGGCGCAGATCGTCGGCATCCGGGGGTCGTCCCAACCCATGACGGCACCCTCCTGCACGAGCTTCAGCAACTTGCGCTTCGACATCATCGTATAGGTGAGGTTGAGCCGGGCGAATTCGTACTGGTGCGACGGGTAGATCTCCAGCGCCTGGATGAACCAGTCGTAGAGCGGGCGGTGGACGTCGAACTCCAGGGTGCAGATCGAGTGGGTGATGCGCTCGATGGAGTCGCTCTGCCCGTGGGCGTAGTCGTACATCGGGTAGATGCACCACTTGTTGCCCGTGCGGTGGTGTTCGGCGTGGATGATGCGGTACATGATCGGGTCGCGGAAGAGCATGTTGGGGTGCGCCATGTCGATCTTCGCGCGGAGGACCTTCGCGCCGTCAGGGAATTCACCGGCCTTCATGCGCTGGAAGAGGTCGAGGTTCTCCTCGACGGATCGGTCGCGCCACGGCGAGGGGGTTCCGGGAACCGAGACCGTGCCCCGGTTTTCGCGGATCTGCTCCTGGGTCTGGTCGTCGACATAGGCCAGCCCCTTCTTGATCAGGACGATGGCCCACTCGTAAAGCTGGTCGAAGTAGTCCGACGCATAGCGCTCCTGAGCCCAGTCGAACCCGAGCCAGTGGATGTCGCGCTTGATCGAATCGACGTACTCGACGTCCTCCTTGACGGGGTTCGTGTCGTCGAAGCGGAGGTTGCATTTTCCGCCGTATTTCTTGGCCAGGCCGAAGTTGATGCAGATGCTCTTGGCGTGTCCGATGTGGAGGTATCCGTTGGGTTCGGGCGGGAAACGGGTCTGGACACGCGTTTCGCCCTTGGCGATAGACTCTTCGATGATCTCTTCGAGGAAGTTCAGCGACTTCTCCCGGGTTTCATTGGTTTCGCTTGCCATATTTTTCGTGAGTTTTTCGAGAATTTTTCGAGACTTTGTTTTGCGGACAGGGATGCTTGGGGAGGGTAAGGGGGGGGTGGAATCAGTGCAAGGGCCCGTATCTGTGCCGGTGTGCGGGTCGTTTGGTCCCGATGTCGAAGAGCCGCTGGATATCGACCGAAAGCTGTACGACCTGCTGGGTGCCCATGCCGGTTCCGTCGTAATGGAAGACCATGCCGGCCTCGACGTGCAGCGTGTCGTGGAAGAACTTGCGGTCATAACCCACCCAGGTGCGGTTGTAGATATGCTCCGTGGTGGCGTAGAACGACTCTCCGGCATAGAGACCGTCGAGCCCGTAGGTTGCCCCGGTCGTGGGGTCGGCGGTGTAGTTGCGCAGGGGCTGGAGGTTCTTGCCGAGGTAGAGGTTGTTTTGGATCTTGACGCCCCATCGTGAGATCGTGACGTCGAGTTGTCCGCCGTATGGTTTTCGCCAGGCGTGGTCGACGCTTCGTCCGCGCTGCGGGGCGAAGAGGATGCCGCCCCGGATGTCGAAATCGAAGAAGGCGTTGAATTCCCAGCCGACGTATGGGTTCACGAGGAGGTTGTCCGTGACGTTCTCGTTGAGCATCGAGCCCGCGAAGTGGAA from uncultured Alistipes sp. carries:
- a CDS encoding glutamine--tRNA ligase/YqeY domain fusion protein; this encodes MASETNETREKSLNFLEEIIEESIAKGETRVQTRFPPEPNGYLHIGHAKSICINFGLAKKYGGKCNLRFDDTNPVKEDVEYVDSIKRDIHWLGFDWAQERYASDYFDQLYEWAIVLIKKGLAYVDDQTQEQIRENRGTVSVPGTPSPWRDRSVEENLDLFQRMKAGEFPDGAKVLRAKIDMAHPNMLFRDPIMYRIIHAEHHRTGNKWCIYPMYDYAHGQSDSIERITHSICTLEFDVHRPLYDWFIQALEIYPSHQYEFARLNLTYTMMSKRKLLKLVQEGAVMGWDDPRMPTICALRRKGYTPASVRNFAEMVGVAKRDNVIDLAKLEYCVREDLNKVAERRMAVLNPLKVTVTNYPEGKTELFTAVNNPEDEAAGTRQVPFSRVIYIERDDFMENPPKKFFRLQPGGEVRLRYSYLIKCEEVVKDAEGNIVELLCSYDPMSGNGSSSDGRRVKGVIHWVSAQDAVDAEIRLFNPLFTKENPDDVEEGQTWEDNLNPESMVKIKGYLEPSLREIPVGQAVQFERVGYFCPDTDSTPDHLVFNRTVTLKDSWAKINNK